The following coding sequences lie in one Haladaptatus sp. DJG-WS-42 genomic window:
- a CDS encoding RNA methyltransferase — protein MTVSILVPSSLVREAEDKREATRKIGYVARAATIFNVDRVTIFPDEAGENRWEGDFVETVLRYAATPPYLRKEAWGKRDELQYAGILPPLRTATQTGSESDDSESIRQGIVTEVGPDGRVRVNCGLQHPISLIVPPSMESPGVGERVTIRISSRRPVRAKIVDQAPPGFAVERMDLPEALGREDAGFRIATSRHGEALSVGRLGTLAGRIQTDGATIVFGAPDRGLVEIFGVEEAEIAAHRSGIWDTDADAPRVESGAPSRFDLWLNAIPNQGSKTVRTEEALFAVLACLTLKE, from the coding sequence ATGACTGTCAGCATCCTCGTTCCCTCGTCTCTCGTCAGAGAGGCCGAGGACAAACGCGAGGCAACTCGAAAAATCGGCTACGTCGCCCGCGCGGCTACGATATTCAACGTAGACCGCGTGACCATCTTCCCCGACGAAGCAGGGGAGAATCGATGGGAAGGCGACTTCGTCGAGACCGTACTCCGGTACGCCGCAACGCCCCCCTACCTCCGCAAGGAGGCGTGGGGCAAGCGCGACGAGTTGCAGTATGCGGGCATTCTCCCCCCGCTTCGCACCGCGACACAGACCGGCTCCGAATCAGACGATTCGGAGTCGATAAGACAGGGAATCGTGACCGAGGTCGGACCTGACGGGCGCGTTCGGGTCAATTGCGGACTGCAACACCCGATCTCCCTCATCGTGCCTCCATCCATGGAGTCGCCCGGTGTGGGGGAGCGCGTGACCATCAGGATCTCTTCGCGACGTCCGGTCCGTGCGAAAATCGTCGACCAAGCCCCACCCGGGTTTGCCGTCGAACGCATGGACCTCCCAGAAGCACTCGGCCGTGAGGACGCTGGGTTCCGAATTGCAACCTCGCGCCACGGGGAAGCACTCTCCGTGGGGCGACTCGGAACGCTGGCCGGGCGCATCCAGACCGATGGAGCGACCATCGTGTTTGGGGCGCCCGATAGAGGGCTTGTGGAAATCTTCGGCGTTGAGGAAGCTGAGATCGCCGCTCATCGGAGCGGGATCTGGGACACAGACGCGGACGCTCCGCGTGTCGAATCAGGCGCACCCAGCCGGTTCGACCTTTGGCTCAATGCGATCCCGAATCAAGGTAGCAAGACCGTGCGAACGGAAGAAGCACTGTTCGCCGTGCTTGCCTGCCTGACACTCAAAGAGTGA
- a CDS encoding 50S ribosomal protein L3, translating into MPQPSRPRKGSLGYGPRKRAASEVPRFGSWPADDGQPALQGFAGYKAGMTHVVMINDEAESPRNGMEETVPVTIVETPPMRAVALRAYEQTPYGKRPLTEVWTDEFHPELSRVLDVPSEQDESAKEELQEALDAGTVADLRVITHTVPSDINGVPKKRPDVMESRIGGGSIEERAEYGLELIAEGGVHEMSDVFRAGEYLDVGGITKGKGTQGPVKRWGVQKRKGKHARQGWRRRIGNLGPWNPSRVRSTVPQQGQMGYHQRTELNKRLIALGDGDDASVDGGFVGYGEVDGPYALVKGSLPGPDKRLLRFRPAVRPNDQPRLDPEVRYVSTASNQG; encoded by the coding sequence ATGCCACAACCAAGCAGACCACGCAAAGGTTCGCTGGGCTACGGGCCGCGAAAACGCGCGGCAAGTGAAGTCCCGCGGTTCGGCTCCTGGCCAGCAGACGACGGTCAGCCCGCACTGCAAGGCTTCGCAGGCTACAAAGCCGGCATGACCCACGTGGTGATGATTAACGACGAGGCAGAATCGCCTCGCAACGGGATGGAGGAAACCGTCCCCGTCACCATCGTGGAAACGCCGCCAATGCGCGCTGTCGCGCTCCGTGCCTACGAACAAACGCCGTATGGAAAGCGTCCGCTGACGGAAGTCTGGACCGATGAGTTCCACCCGGAACTCTCCCGCGTCTTAGACGTCCCAAGCGAGCAAGATGAAAGTGCCAAAGAAGAGCTGCAGGAAGCCCTCGATGCCGGTACCGTCGCGGATCTGCGTGTCATCACGCACACCGTGCCGTCCGACATCAACGGCGTCCCAAAGAAGCGCCCTGACGTGATGGAATCCCGCATCGGCGGGGGCTCCATCGAAGAGCGCGCCGAGTACGGACTCGAACTCATCGCCGAAGGCGGCGTCCACGAGATGTCGGACGTCTTCCGCGCCGGTGAGTACCTCGACGTTGGCGGGATCACCAAGGGTAAGGGTACCCAAGGGCCCGTCAAACGCTGGGGCGTCCAGAAACGCAAGGGCAAGCACGCCCGCCAGGGATGGCGGCGTCGCATTGGCAACCTCGGCCCGTGGAACCCGAGCCGCGTTCGCTCGACCGTTCCACAGCAGGGGCAGATGGGCTACCACCAGCGCACCGAGCTGAACAAACGGCTCATCGCGCTCGGCGATGGCGACGACGCCAGCGTCGACGGCGGTTTCGTCGGCTACGGCGAAGTCGACGGCCCATACGCGCTCGTCAAGGGCTCGCTTCCGGGCCCCGACAAGCGCCTCCTGCGCTTCCGACCAGCCGTCCGACCGAACGACCAACCGCGCCTCGACCCTGAGGTGCGCTACGTCTCCACCGCATCGAACCAAGGATAA
- the rpl4p gene encoding 50S ribosomal protein L4, protein MKATIRSLDGSEAGSLDLPEVFETEFRPDLIKRAVLAAQANRKQDYGSDRYAGLRTPAESMGSGRGMAHVPRQNGVGRAVPQAVGGRPAHPPKPEKDRSLNINDKERQLAVRSAIAATVDAELVAERGHQFDEDVSLPLVVSDEFEDLLKTQEVVSLLSALGVDADIERAEDRKVRAGKGKMRGRKYRRPTSILFVTAGEPSKAARNLAGADVATAANVSAEDLAPGTQPGRLTIWTESAVEEVANR, encoded by the coding sequence ATGAAGGCAACAATTCGCAGTCTGGACGGCTCTGAGGCCGGTTCGCTTGACCTTCCCGAGGTGTTCGAGACGGAGTTCCGTCCCGACCTCATCAAGCGCGCTGTCCTCGCCGCTCAGGCAAACCGGAAACAGGACTACGGTTCCGACCGATACGCCGGGCTCCGAACGCCCGCGGAATCGATGGGTAGTGGCCGTGGTATGGCTCATGTCCCACGCCAGAACGGCGTCGGGCGTGCCGTCCCACAGGCCGTCGGTGGTCGCCCAGCGCACCCACCAAAACCCGAAAAGGACCGCTCGCTCAACATCAACGACAAAGAGCGCCAACTCGCCGTCCGCAGCGCAATCGCCGCGACGGTTGACGCCGAACTCGTGGCCGAGCGCGGTCACCAGTTCGACGAAGACGTTTCGCTCCCGCTCGTCGTCTCTGACGAGTTCGAAGACCTGCTGAAGACGCAGGAAGTCGTCTCGCTGCTCTCCGCCCTCGGCGTCGACGCCGACATCGAGCGCGCAGAGGACCGCAAGGTTCGCGCAGGCAAAGGGAAGATGCGCGGTCGTAAGTACCGCCGTCCAACGTCCATCCTCTTCGTCACCGCAGGCGAGCCGTCGAAGGCGGCTCGTAACCTCGCAGGCGCAGACGTCGCAACCGCGGCGAACGTGTCCGCAGAGGACTTAGCGCCCGGCACACAGCCCGGTCGCCTCACCATCTGGACGGAAAGCGCCGTAGAGGAGGTCGCAAACCGATGA
- a CDS encoding 50S ribosomal protein L23 — translation MSLIKYPYVTEKAMNAMDFDNKLQFIVDLDANKDEIKAEISERFDVSVTSVNTQVTPKGTKKATVSLSDDDDAQEVASRIGVF, via the coding sequence ATGAGCCTCATCAAGTACCCGTACGTGACTGAGAAGGCGATGAACGCCATGGACTTCGACAACAAGCTCCAGTTCATCGTGGACTTAGACGCGAACAAGGACGAGATCAAAGCAGAGATTTCAGAGCGCTTCGACGTGTCGGTCACCTCCGTCAACACGCAGGTGACCCCGAAAGGCACGAAGAAAGCGACGGTGTCGCTGTCTGACGACGACGACGCGCAAGAAGTCGCCTCACGAATTGGGGTGTTCTAA
- a CDS encoding 50S ribosomal protein L2, with the protein MGRRILGQRRGRGTPTFRAPSHRYKAELSHRKVEDADVISGTVVDIEHDPARSAPIAAVEFEDGDQRLILVAEGVGVGDTVQVGITAEIKPGNTLPLAEVPEGIPVCNVERQPGDGGKFARASGVSALLITHNRQNAVVKLPSGEIKRLDPQCRATIGVVAGGGRTEKPVVKAGKKYHKMKARGSKWPRVRGVAMNAVDHPFGGGGRQHPGRPKSVSRNAPPGRKVGDIASKRTGRKRGSK; encoded by the coding sequence ATGGGACGCAGAATTCTTGGCCAACGTCGCGGTCGCGGGACGCCCACGTTCCGGGCACCATCGCACCGATACAAAGCAGAGCTCTCCCACCGTAAGGTTGAGGACGCGGACGTCATCTCCGGCACGGTCGTTGACATCGAGCACGACCCAGCACGGAGTGCGCCGATCGCCGCCGTCGAATTCGAAGACGGTGACCAGCGTCTCATCCTCGTCGCCGAAGGCGTCGGTGTAGGCGACACCGTGCAAGTCGGCATCACCGCCGAAATCAAACCCGGCAACACGCTCCCGCTCGCCGAAGTCCCTGAGGGGATTCCGGTGTGCAACGTCGAGCGCCAGCCTGGTGACGGTGGCAAGTTCGCTCGCGCCTCTGGTGTGAGCGCACTGCTCATCACCCACAACCGCCAGAACGCAGTCGTGAAACTGCCAAGTGGCGAAATCAAGCGGCTTGACCCACAGTGTCGCGCCACGATTGGCGTGGTCGCTGGTGGTGGCCGCACCGAGAAACCGGTCGTCAAAGCCGGGAAGAAGTACCACAAGATGAAGGCACGCGGGTCGAAGTGGCCTCGCGTCCGTGGTGTTGCGATGAACGCCGTTGACCACCCGTTCGGTGGCGGTGGCCGCCAGCACCCAGGACGACCGAAGTCCGTCTCGCGTAACGCACCACCGGGCCGCAAGGTCGGTGACATTGCGTCCAAACGCACTGGCAGAAAGCGAGGTTCCAAATGA
- a CDS encoding 30S ribosomal protein S19, translating to MSSDYRTGREGEFTYRGHTLEELQDMELDEVAELLPARMRRSIKRGLSIEQEKLMEKAANRDAQESANNPIRTHLRNMPVLPAFVNKTFSVYTGQSFERVRIEPEMIGHYLGEFQLTRTSVTHGQAGIGATRSSKFVPLK from the coding sequence ATGAGTTCTGACTACCGTACCGGCCGTGAGGGTGAGTTCACCTACCGCGGTCACACGCTCGAAGAGCTGCAGGACATGGAGCTCGACGAAGTTGCGGAACTGCTCCCCGCACGGATGCGGCGAAGTATCAAACGCGGCCTGTCCATCGAGCAGGAGAAGCTCATGGAAAAGGCAGCTAACCGAGACGCGCAAGAGTCGGCCAACAACCCGATTCGAACGCACCTGCGCAACATGCCTGTCCTTCCGGCGTTCGTCAACAAGACGTTCTCCGTCTACACGGGACAGTCGTTCGAGCGCGTGCGTATCGAGCCGGAAATGATCGGCCATTACCTGGGCGAGTTCCAGCTCACGCGCACGTCGGTTACCCACGGACAGGCTGGTATCGGGGCAACCCGTTCCTCGAAGTTCGTGCCCCTCAAGTAA
- a CDS encoding 50S ribosomal protein L22 — MGISYSVDADPDTTAKAMLRERHMSHKHSKEIAREIKGMTVGAAKDYLAEVVEGKRSVPFKSHNSGVGHRSDIDGWDAGRYPEKASKAFLDLLENVSANAGNQGFDGDTMEIVHIAAHKVGEVPGRKPRAMGRATAWNTPQVDVEIIVEEVEN; from the coding sequence ATGGGAATCAGCTACAGCGTGGACGCAGACCCGGACACCACCGCGAAAGCGATGCTTCGGGAGCGTCACATGAGTCACAAGCACAGCAAGGAGATTGCCCGCGAAATCAAGGGCATGACCGTCGGCGCAGCCAAGGACTACCTCGCAGAGGTCGTCGAAGGCAAGCGCTCGGTGCCGTTTAAGTCCCACAACTCGGGCGTCGGCCACCGGTCGGACATCGACGGTTGGGACGCAGGTCGCTACCCAGAGAAGGCATCGAAGGCCTTCCTCGACCTGCTCGAAAACGTCTCCGCGAACGCAGGCAACCAGGGCTTCGACGGCGACACGATGGAGATCGTCCACATCGCCGCCCACAAGGTTGGCGAAGTGCCCGGCCGCAAACCGCGTGCCATGGGCCGCGCCACCGCGTGGAACACCCCACAGGTTGACGTCGAAATCATCGTTGAGGAGGTCGAAAACTGA